One stretch of Arachis duranensis cultivar V14167 chromosome 1, aradu.V14167.gnm2.J7QH, whole genome shotgun sequence DNA includes these proteins:
- the LOC107471910 gene encoding transcription factor TEOSINTE BRANCHED 1: MYSSPNSSNTIHHFINGNDDQVSPYPNNQPLLFPSSSSSSNVRPFSIESSPSSKEEQANNNNNCASTLPPSLPLSPPPTPSFSFFQFPYSPLFEDNEIFLNGEFHFLHHQSLAQSDHNDQAGVVNMEVSITNTNKNSSGQGMTITTAAATTTTAPVATTTTTRRRSSKRDRHSKINTARGLRDRRMRLSLEVARRFFGLQDMLGFDKASKTVEWLLNQAKVEIKQLAREKKKNHQSCSSFNGKSASSTSECEGVSSLDEVAISENQGHNGKLLPTPTTTTKTKKRRGSNKVSRKSSFNPIGKESREKARERARERTREKTRLKKLAHQESTANNNDQNNNNNDNDNNKQCNNNNDDVATSVIGLNRLSTWNPFENVEESAGTNNNDSNHHSQGLNPPSSLTQAEAEEPSSSAKDHHRPLEAAAEDMVHHEEESLVIMSKWSPTMIFNSLVNNSSIFQEHHQFAEFQSMGKSWETYNNYA; this comes from the exons ATGTATTCATCACCAAATAGTAGTAACACTATTCATCACTTCATCAATGGCAACGACGACCAAGTCTCCCCCTACCCTAATAACCAACCATTATTATTTCcctcttcttcgtcttcttctaaTGTTAGGCCTTTTTCAATTGAAAGCAGCCCTTCTTCAAAAGAAGAACaagccaataataataataattgtgcttctactcttcctccttctcttcctctttctcctcctcccactccttctttttctttctttcagttCCCTTACTCTCCATTATTTGAAGACAATGAGATTTTCCTTAACGGAGAATTTCACTTTCTTCATCACCAGTCTCTGGCACAGTCTGATCACAACGATCAGGCAGGAGTAGTAAACATGGAGGTTTCAATCACCAACACTAACAAGAACTCATCAGGGCAAGGCATGACCATCACCACCGCTgccgccaccaccaccaccgctCCTGTGGctacaaccaccaccacaagaAGAAGATCAAGCAAGAGGGACCGGCACAGCAAGATCAACACTGCTAGGGGACTAAGGGACAGAAGAATGAGATTGTCCCTTGAAGTTGCTAGAAGATTCTTCGGTCTTCAAGATATGCTTGGATTCGACAAAGCAAGCAAGACCGTTGAGTGGCTGCTCAACCAAGCGAAAGTGGAGATCAAACAACTCgcaagggagaagaagaagaatcaccAAAGCTGTAGCAGCTTCAATGGCAAAAGCGCCTCTTCAACTTCTGAGTGCGAAGGGGTTTCGAGCTTGGACGAAGTGGCCATAAGCGAAAATCAAGGACATAATGGAAAACTATTACCCACACCAACAACTACCACGAAGACGAAGAAGCGAAGGGGTAGTAACAAAGTTTCAAGGAAAAGCTCTTTCAATCCAATTGGTAAAGAATCGAGGGAAAAGGCAAGGGAAAGGGCCCGggaaagaacaagagagaagacCAGGTTGAAGAAGCTTGCTCATCAAGAATCAACGGCAAATAATAATgatcaaaataacaataataatgataatgataataataagcaatgcaacaacaacaatgatgaTGTGGCAACAAGTGTTATTGGATTGAATCGATTGAGTACATGGAACCCCTTTGAGAATGTTGAAGAATCTGCAGGTACTAATAATAACGATAGTAATCACCATAGTCAAGGCTTGAATCCTCCTTCTTCCCTTACTcaagcagaagcagaagaacCAAGTTCTTCGGCGAAGGATCACCACCGGCCTTTGGAAGCTGCTGCGGAGGACATGGTGCATCATGAAGAAGAATCTCTTGTGATTATGAGCAAATGGAGTCCAACAATGATCTTCAATTCTCTCGTCAATAACTCCTCAATCTTTCAAGAA CATCATCAATTTGCAGAATTTCAGTCCATGGGAAAATCCTGGGAGACCTACAACAATTACGCGTAA